One window of the Aquila chrysaetos chrysaetos chromosome 8, bAquChr1.4, whole genome shotgun sequence genome contains the following:
- the CCDC43 gene encoding coiled-coil domain-containing protein 43, with protein MAAPGGEVADGFAAWLAARLEALGLDRAVYGAYIQGLLREEESDEERLEALRGVLAACLEEDLLNDVCREVVEKWSESQTVDAKEKKEDEIQAIASMMEKQAKIVVKPKEVSQEEKQRKAALLAQYANVTDEEDGEDEQDGSTATAVNIGSEKSLFRNTNVEDVLNARKLERELLRDEFQKKKEQDKLQREKDKLAKQERKEKEKKRTQKGERKR; from the exons atggcggcgcccgGTGGGGAGGTGGCGGATGGTTTCGCGGCCTGGCTGGCGGCGCGGCTGGAGGCGCTGGGCCTCGACCGCGCCGTCTACGGTGCCTACATCCAGGGGCTGCTCCGCGAGGAGGAGAGCGACGAGGAGCGGCTGGAGGCGCTGCGCGGTGTTCTGGCCGCCTGCCTG GAAGAAGATCTCTTAAACGATGTTTGCAGGGAAGTAGTCGAGAAGTGGTCTGAATCTCAGACTGTTGAcgccaaagagaaaaaagaag ATGAGATCCAAGCCATCGCCAGCATGATGGAGAAGCAGGCCAAGATTGTGGTGAAGCCAAAGGAGGTGTCccaggaagagaagcagaggaaagctgCCCTCCTGGCCCAGTATGCCAATGTGACGGATGAGGAAGA TGGTGAGGATGAACAGGATGGATCGACTGCAACAGCAGTAAATATTGGATCGGAAAAAT CGCTGTTCCGAAACACAAACGTGGAGGATGTCTTGAATGCCAGGAAGCTGGAACGGGAGCTACTGCGAGATGagttccagaagaaaaaagagcaagataAACTCCAGCGAGAGAAGGATAAGCTAGCCAAGCAGGAGcggaaggaaaaggagaagaaaaggacacaaaaaGGCGAGCGGAAGCGATAG